The genomic segment CATAGTCCTGCGCGGCACGGTCGTACGCATTCCTCTTCAAGTACGCTGCCGCACGGTTGGCAAAAGCCGTGGCATAGTCGGGGTTGAGCTTCAGCGCCTCCTGAAAAGCGCCAAGAGCGAGGTCGTGCGAGCCCGTCCTCAGATAGGCCACGCCGAGGTTGTTGAAGGCTTTCGCATAATTCGGGTTGAGCCGGGTCGCTTCAAGGAAATCCTTGATCGCGCCGCCGTAGTCGGCTTTGGCGCTACGGGCATTGCCCCTGTTGTTGTGGGCGACGGCGAAGCCGTTTGCGCTCCCCTCGCCCGCATCGATAAACGCCGTGCAGGCATCGATCCGAGCTTCGGGCGAGAGGCGATCCGACCCGTTACACAGTTCGATATTCTTGAGTGAGCTGCCCTTCTTCGGCGTCTGCGCCAAGCCCGACGAACCGACCAGTCCAACGATGAGAAAGAGCATCACTGCCCTGATGGCACTGGGTCGAGCGGTCATTTTCACACCAGGCGTCAAATCCCCAGGCGACCGAAGCACTCATCTTGTCTCTCTGCCGAGCCGACTCTGGCCGGCATCAGGGCGGCTTCGGCCAAGCAACGTCTCAGCACCCCCGACAGATATTGGGCCAGCGATTGGCGCTTCGATCGGGCTCCGGCGCCGCGCCTGCGGGCGGCTTCTTCAGGCGCTTGCTTTTGCCCTCCTCGATCAGCGTCGAAAATTTGGCTGACCCGTCCTCCGAAAGCTCGATGTGCGGCGTCGTACCTCGGATTCCCAACGTGGCAACGGGCGTATCGACCTTCATGTCGCCGGTCTTCGCAACATTGCCCGCAACGAAAGTGAACGTTCCCTTGGCGAGACTGAACAGGGCCGCATTGGACCTGCCGGCCGGCTCATACACATACTGATCCAGCACAATACGGGCGTTGCTCGATAGATTGAACGAGCTGCCGTCGCTGAAGTTTATTCCGACTCGGCTGTCGGCCCCGGTCAGCACCACGTCACCGAGATAGACGAGATCACCCGTCTTGGCGCGACCGGGCTCACCTGAGACATTCGCCTGAACGATCACTGCGCCCACGTGTTCGATCGTGACAGTGCCTGTGGCCGCCACCACCTTGCCAATCGGTTTGGACGACGAACTGGCGACGGCGGGCCCGGCGGGATCGATTTGTGCTCGAGCCGCACTCGGCAAGAGATTTAACAGCGCCAAGACCAGGCCCGCCGCCATAGCAGTTATTTTAAGTCTACACATGATCCCCCCTTTCTCGAGAGATCCTGTCGCTTTCGGCGGCTCATTTTCGAACCGCGAAGCGCAATCACAACGAACATAATTCTTGTTTAATTTGGTTAACCGGCCTACTTTATCGCCGCGCTAGGAAAATGCCACAAATTAAATACGTCTCGTTTGTCAATTTAATCACTTTGGCGGGAGTGGTGCGCGAATGGCGGTACGCGTCACCGTCGCCGCGCAATGCATCTCTCGATAGCAGACTTGATGATTTCGGCGGGCAAGCCTTCGGCTGCCAGCGCCCAGGATATTTGTCCCTTGGCGAGGGCCGCCCCAAAAAGACCGTGGCAGCACGCCGAGCCTGAATCGATCACCCAGGCGAGGTCGAGCCATGTCAGCATCCGACATCCAGGTTGGTACCGGGCCTGCAATGGCCTTGCCCGTCCAAATCATCGGCCATATTCAGACAGTGATCGGTTGCGGTACGCTCACGCGAGCCAGTGGCATCACCACGCAGGCCGTAGCTGGCGCGCCTGTCTACCGGACTGACGTGATCGAGACCGATGCCGACGGACAGATCACGGTTCGCTTCATCGACGGGACTTCCTTCAATATCTCCCGCGGCACTCGCGTCTCGCTGAGCGAATTCGTGTTCGAAGGCGAGCTACCTGCAGCCCTGTTCGACGAGACCCGAGGGAGCTTCACTTCCGCACCAGGCCGGGTGGCAGAGACCCGGCCTCTCCAGCTGAACACGTCGGTTGCAGGCATTCGCGCCCGAGGGCACGCGGGCGGCTCGGGAATGCTGACGCTTGCAGCATTGACTTTCTCGCTCGGACGAAATGCCGAAGCCGCTGACCCGGACGTCACGCTCCTGGACGAGGACTCCATCACTTACAAGGACCTTGCGCATGGCGCATTCGAGCTCGTGACCAAGGAGCCGATCCCACGGCGTATCATCGTCGAAGATCCGGGCGAGACGATCATACTCAAGAAGGTGGGCTCCAGCATCAGTGTCAATCAGGTCACGAACACGTCCGCTCGCATGGACGAATTGCACGCCGCGCAACAGGACGTGCTCGCCAATCTCGGAGGACAGGGGCCGCATGGCTCAAGCACGCCTCCCTTCGTCAAATCCCAGTCACTGCAGCCGATCAATTTCATTCAGCCGGATGCGCCTGCGCTGCAGCTTACGCCGAGTACGCTGCCGTTCATCACCCTGGCGCCTCTTGAACCTGTACCACCGAGTCTCAGCACCGGGGCTGGGCCAATTGAGCTCGACACGGTGGTCTTCGATACTTTCGCTGCGACGACAGGAACCTTCAGTGCCAACAGCGGCACCGGCGGCGGCCAGCTGAGCTTTGGCGTCGTCGGGGCGATTTCCACCAATACGGTCCTCGGCGGAGTGACATACGATTTGTCGAAGGCGAGCCCCTATGGGGTGCTCTACGTCAACAGCACGAGCGGCGCCTACAGGTTCGAGCCTGACGATGCCGCAATCAACGCGCTGAAGGCGCCCACGACAGACGACTTCGTTATCACCGCCTCCAACGGAGTTACCTCTATCAGCCAGACCTTCACCATCGCCATCAACGGTGTCAACGACGCCGCAATCATCTCCGGCACCACGACAGGGTCTACGATCGAGGCTGGCGGCATCGCCAACGGAACGCCTGGCATGCCGGTTGCGACCGGCACCCTCACGGACACGGACGTCGACGATCCGCCCAATACCTTCACCGCAGTGAGCTCCCCAAAAGCGAGCGCCGGCGGCTACGGCACCTTCACCATGACGGCCTCCGGCGTGTGGACCTACACCTTGAACGACGCCTCCCCGGCTGTGCAGAGGCTCAATGCCGGCGAAACGCTAACCGACAGCTTCACGGTGACCACGATCGGAGGCACCCCTCAGGTGGTGACGATCACCATCCACGGAGCCAATGATGCAGCGGTCATCTCCGGCGACACGACCGGCGCCGTCATCGAGGCTGGCGGCATCGCCAATGCGAATCCCGGTACGCCTGCCGCGACCGGCACGCTCATCGACACCGACGTCGACACGACCGCAAATGCATTCACGGCAGTCGGCTCGCCAACCGCGAGCGCGGCCGGCTACGGCACGTTCACCATCACGGCAGCGGGCGTCTGGACCTACACGCTCGACAACGCCAACAGCGCGGTGCAGGCGCTCAATGCCGGCGAGACATTAACCGACAGCTTTACGGTGACCACTCTGGACGGAACCGCCCAAGTGGTGACGATTACCATCCACGGCAGCAACGATGCTGCCGTGATTTCCGGCACAGCCGCCGGATCGGTGACCGAGGCCGGAGGCGTTGCCAACTCCCAACCCGGCGCGCCGAGCGCAACGGGCACGCTCGTGGCCGCCGACGTCGACAATGCGTCCAATACCTTCACGGCAGTGAGCTCGCCCAAGGCGAGCTCGGGCGGTTATGGTGCCTATACGATCACCGCGGCCGGCGCGTGGACCTACACACTCGACAATGCGAGCGGCGCGGTGCAGGCGCTCAATGTCGGCGATACACTCACCGACAGTTTCACCGTCACCAGCCTCGACGGCACGCCGCAGACGGTGACGATCACCATTTTCGGCAGCAACGACGCAGCCCTGATTTCCGGCACCACGACCGGCTCGGTGACCGAGGCAGGAACCTTCTCGCCCGGCGCACCCATTGCGACCGGCACGCTGACCGATACAGACGTCGACAACGCGCCGAATACGTTCACCGCGGTCTCTTCGCCGACCGCGAGCGACGACGGATACGGCACCTTCACGATGACCGCGGCCGGCGTGTGGACTTACACGCTCGACAACAACAACGGCGTGGTTCAGGCTCTCGATGTCGGCGACACCTTGACCGACACATTCACGGTCACTGCGATCGACGGTACGACGCAGACGGTGACCGTCGCCATTCATGGCGCCAGCGATGCGGACCCCAACGATTTCGACAACCTGGCCACCGGCTCCATCGTGATAAGCGATCCCCCGAACGTGTACGGAACGCCGGGGAGCGAAACCATTGCCGGCGGCGGCAGCACAGGTCAGGTCATCTATGCGGGGGCCGGCAGCGATACGGTCAACGGGACCGGCAAAGCGGACGTTCTCTACAGCGGCTCCGGCAATGACACGATCAAGGGCAATGACGGCGATGACTTTATCTACGGCGGCTCGGGAAACGACACGATCAACGGCAACAACGGCGCCGATACCATAACCGGCGGATTTGGTGCGGACCAACTCACCGGCAGCAATGGGAACGACCGTTTCGCATATTTGTTCGTCGCCGATTCCAACACGCGTCAGTTCGACACCATCACCGACTTCGCGTCGGGATCGGACAAGATCGACCTGACCGCCTTTGGCGCGCTTGGGTTTGCCATCCTGGCGTTGAGCTCGACCAGCACGGCGGTGCCCGCACGTACGATCGCCTGGATCTATGACAGCGCGGCGAATGAAACCATCGTGTACGTCAATCCAACCGACCAGACCCTGCACATCGGCGATTCCAGTCTGCTCGAAATCCATTTGCAGGGGATTGCAACCGTCGACGCCTCGGACTTCATCCTGGCGCCGGGGGCCGCACCCGTGATCGCGGCGGCCAGCGAGCTCTCCGACCTCACCGCACCCCTGCAGAGTGATGCGGCCGCGGTCATGACGACCACTGCCGAGATCTCGTCGGATTCCGGAAGCGACGACGCCACGCTTCTCGCAGCCGGGGGCCCGGCAATCCAGTCAAGCGAGCCGACCTACAGCCTGAATTCAACTTCGGACCAGATCGGAGGAACTGACTATTCCAGCATCTCCAGTTCGGATCCGATGCAAACGGCCGCGACTGAAACGTCCCTCATTGATGCGGTAGCTCCTTCCGCCAGCGGACCGTCTACGACGTTGCAGTCCGTCGCCGCACCGACGGAAGCCAGCTTCGTCTTCCACTTCACGGGCTTCGACACAGCCTCGGCGGCTGGCAAGAATGGCGCGATTGGGGGTGGCCAGATGGCTGACATTGCCATCGACGCGCTGAACTTTGGTCATCTTGCCGCCGAACAGCACGCCGGCCGCGGGCTTGCGCTCGGGAGCGATGCTGGACATCACGGCGTCTCTCCCCCGGGAAGCGCCGAGCAGGCAGCTCATGCCCACGGTCGTAGCAGCAATGAAACTGCAGACATGGCGCTCAACCCAGGCCTTTCGAAGTCATCGACCGGAGGCAACGGCCACCCGCCTGCAAGCGAGACGCAGCAGCTCGGCGACTCATTCCATTTCAAGGATAACGCTTCGCAGGGCTCACAGCACAGCGTGGTGCCGGATCATCTCATAGACCTTGCCGGTCATCACGACCAGGCCGGAGGAGGCCCCGGGTCCGAACTGGCGTTCACGCCTGAACTATCTCCGCCCGATGTTGATCCGCCTCATGGGCCAGTTGCAGCTCACGGCCACGGCTTGCACGATTTGATCGTGTGACGCCGCCGGGCCAATGGCGTCTTCAGTGCTGGTTCCCGGCGCCATCGGGCGCCGAGGCGCTCTCTTCGCCGAGAGAAGATTCATCGTCGCTGCCGGCCTCGCCATCCGGCGGCGCCGCATGCTGATGGCTCAGCGCGGATGTCCATGCGGATGTCATCGCCGCTGTGAGCAGGCGGTTGACGGCCTCGATGACGCGCTCTGCTGCGGACGAGTAGTTCATCGCCTCCTCCTGCGCTGCCGACTGCGAATGGCCGAAGCGTAGGACGGCGCCTTGAGCGCCACTGTACGCCACTTCACACCTGCGCGCGTCAACTCATCGCAGTCCCAGAGGATGCCGCCTGCTCCGGCTGCATCCGGCACGGGATTCTGATTTCCACCTTGTCGAGTTGCCGAGCGTGCGCACTCACAACCTTCGGCTCGTTGCGGTTGGCGCGCGACTCTGAATCAGATGTGACTCTCGGCGATGCAAATCGCATTGGTTAGCTCTGGGGGTAATCAATGAGCGGAGAAGCCGGTTGCATTGTGTGTAGCAGGGCAAGAGCGGTCGTCGCGATCGTCCCGATCGCCAGAGGATATGCCCTGAAGACATATGAGTGCGCCTGTTGCCACAGCACCCTGCAGCTCGTGACCCGCGTCTCGAAGGGGGCGCTGATCAGGCAGCAGGTCAATATCCTCGCTCGGGTGGAGCAGCAGTTGCGCCCGCCTGTTCGCAGGGCGCAACAGGCCTTCGCGAATTAAGCGCACGAGGCGTCTCGCTGGGCTCCAGTCCAACGACCGCGCGACAACGCGCGAATCGAAAGCGCGCTTCGCCTCGAGCCCTCAGTTCGGCTTTTGCGTCGGCTTGCCGTCGATCTTGGGCAATTCGCCCGCCGAGGCGGACTGGTCGCCGCCGCCGTTGGCGCGGCGGGCCATCTCGACGGTCAGGCGCTCGGCGGCCTCGGACGACATCAGCCCCAGGATGTCCGACATCTTGCGCGGCGCGATGGCCGAGGCGATCTCGATCAGCACGCCCATTTCGAGCCGGTCGAACACCCGCGCGGCATCCTTCGGCTTCATGCCCTCATACATGGTCACGAGGCCCTTCATGCGCTGGGCTTCGGCGGCCTTCTGCTCGGCCTGCGTCGCGGAGATGCGGGTTTCCACCGCCTTCATCTC from the Bradyrhizobium sp. WBAH42 genome contains:
- a CDS encoding FecR domain-containing protein produces the protein MAAGLVLALLNLLPSAARAQIDPAGPAVASSSSKPIGKVVAATGTVTIEHVGAVIVQANVSGEPGRAKTGDLVYLGDVVLTGADSRVGINFSDGSSFNLSSNARIVLDQYVYEPAGRSNAALFSLAKGTFTFVAGNVAKTGDMKVDTPVATLGIRGTTPHIELSEDGSAKFSTLIEEGKSKRLKKPPAGAAPEPDRSANRWPNICRGC
- a CDS encoding tetratricopeptide repeat protein; translated protein: MLFLIVGLVGSSGLAQTPKKGSSLKNIELCNGSDRLSPEARIDACTAFIDAGEGSANGFAVAHNNRGNARSAKADYGGAIKDFLEATRLNPNYAKAFNNLGVAYLRTGSHDLALGAFQEALKLNPDYATAFANRAAAYLKRNAYDRAAQDYDEAIRLDPKLEAAWSGRCWARAVLGALQAAMEDCDMVLRSGAANAATYDSRALINLKMGQLSAAIDDYNAALRYAPKLASALYGRGLARFKLGDTDGGNSDISAARRIEDGIAEDFVRYGVPSSD
- a CDS encoding VCBS domain-containing protein; amino-acid sequence: MSASDIQVGTGPAMALPVQIIGHIQTVIGCGTLTRASGITTQAVAGAPVYRTDVIETDADGQITVRFIDGTSFNISRGTRVSLSEFVFEGELPAALFDETRGSFTSAPGRVAETRPLQLNTSVAGIRARGHAGGSGMLTLAALTFSLGRNAEAADPDVTLLDEDSITYKDLAHGAFELVTKEPIPRRIIVEDPGETIILKKVGSSISVNQVTNTSARMDELHAAQQDVLANLGGQGPHGSSTPPFVKSQSLQPINFIQPDAPALQLTPSTLPFITLAPLEPVPPSLSTGAGPIELDTVVFDTFAATTGTFSANSGTGGGQLSFGVVGAISTNTVLGGVTYDLSKASPYGVLYVNSTSGAYRFEPDDAAINALKAPTTDDFVITASNGVTSISQTFTIAINGVNDAAIISGTTTGSTIEAGGIANGTPGMPVATGTLTDTDVDDPPNTFTAVSSPKASAGGYGTFTMTASGVWTYTLNDASPAVQRLNAGETLTDSFTVTTIGGTPQVVTITIHGANDAAVISGDTTGAVIEAGGIANANPGTPAATGTLIDTDVDTTANAFTAVGSPTASAAGYGTFTITAAGVWTYTLDNANSAVQALNAGETLTDSFTVTTLDGTAQVVTITIHGSNDAAVISGTAAGSVTEAGGVANSQPGAPSATGTLVAADVDNASNTFTAVSSPKASSGGYGAYTITAAGAWTYTLDNASGAVQALNVGDTLTDSFTVTSLDGTPQTVTITIFGSNDAALISGTTTGSVTEAGTFSPGAPIATGTLTDTDVDNAPNTFTAVSSPTASDDGYGTFTMTAAGVWTYTLDNNNGVVQALDVGDTLTDTFTVTAIDGTTQTVTVAIHGASDADPNDFDNLATGSIVISDPPNVYGTPGSETIAGGGSTGQVIYAGAGSDTVNGTGKADVLYSGSGNDTIKGNDGDDFIYGGSGNDTINGNNGADTITGGFGADQLTGSNGNDRFAYLFVADSNTRQFDTITDFASGSDKIDLTAFGALGFAILALSSTSTAVPARTIAWIYDSAANETIVYVNPTDQTLHIGDSSLLEIHLQGIATVDASDFILAPGAAPVIAAASELSDLTAPLQSDAAAVMTTTAEISSDSGSDDATLLAAGGPAIQSSEPTYSLNSTSDQIGGTDYSSISSSDPMQTAATETSLIDAVAPSASGPSTTLQSVAAPTEASFVFHFTGFDTASAAGKNGAIGGGQMADIAIDALNFGHLAAEQHAGRGLALGSDAGHHGVSPPGSAEQAAHAHGRSSNETADMALNPGLSKSSTGGNGHPPASETQQLGDSFHFKDNASQGSQHSVVPDHLIDLAGHHDQAGGGPGSELAFTPELSPPDVDPPHGPVAAHGHGLHDLIV